GAGTATCGAGCATTGGGAACCGGGATTTGATAAAATTACTGATATTTTGGAAGACCTTTTCGGGTCCCTGCTGTGTTATGGTTTCCTGCAGCGATTTTGCTTCTTTTGTAATGGGTGGAATGATAAAATTAAGCGCTATTCCAACTACAACAAACCCGATAAGAAACACGATGATTATTGAGAATGCACGCGGAATTCCCTTGCTCTCCAAATTGTTCACAAGCGGTACTAACAGCGAATAAAGTAAGAGCGAGATGAGAAAGAGAATCAGAATATCTTCCACCCGGGGAAGAAAATAAAAGAGCGCTATTATTATTCCGATGGTGACCATCAGGCGGGTGATATACCTGAAGACCGATTGCTGTGCGGCTGAACGTCCGGTCATGCCGTGGATTCGGAAGAATTTTCTTCAAACGCAGCCAATTGCTCGCGCAGCTCCTGCGCATTGGCGTTTGAATGCCTCAGTCTCTCGCTGACCACACGAGCCAGATTTACTATGATCTTCACTGCGAGTTTCGGGCGCCGGTCGACGAGTTCATACAGGTCCGTGCGGTAGAAACCGAGTATCATCGAATCGCTCAAACTGATGGCAGTGGCTGTTCTCGGAGATTCGTCAAGCAGTGCTATCTCGCCGAAGAAATCGCCGTCTTCGAGTGTGGCGAGCGTTTGTCCGTGGTTGCCGCCGTAGTTCTTGACGATGGAGACCTTACCATCCATAATGATGTACATACCGCCGCCGGGGTCTTTCTCACGGAATATTTCTTCATCGGTCGCGTAAGAACGTTTATGGATAAGTTTTTCAACCGCGGTAATCTCTTTGGGTGAAAGGTTTTCGAATATAGGAACCTTCCGGATAGCATGCGCTTCCTCTGATTCACTTCTCCGGTTCCTGAATATGTTACTCCAAACTGAATCGTTGCCCATTCTGTGCGAGCCTCCAAATAAGAAGATAATATATTAGTGAGTGCGGTCAGTTATGTCAAGCGAAAATGGGAGGGGGAGAGGAAGGCGGTTTAGATTACCGGGGCGTATGATTATTCGGAAAAACCTGTTTTTCGTGGCGGTCGGGGCAAGCCCCGACTCGCACTTAATTCAAAACTCCAGCTCTTATAAGGAATGGTCTAACCTCGTTCCAGAACAGGCTCCAATCATCGATAAGGTCGTTATGTCCTCTTTCGTATGTGATCAGTTCTCCGTTAAGCGATGCCGCTAAAAGTTTCTCGCTGTGTTTATAGGGTATGATCCTGTCTCTACTGCCGTGAACGAACAAAACCGGATTGTCGTATGATTTAATGATATTGAGGTTATCGAACTTATCCCTCGCGAGAAAACCGGGAAGGTAATAATCCGAAGCCAGAGAACTTACGTTTCTGAACGGCGACATCAAAATCATCGCTGCCGAAGGACGAGCGTCCGCAAGAGCGCAGATGACGCCGCTTCCGATTGACCTGCCGAAAAGCACTATCCGCGCAGCGTCAACTTCCGGTTTACTTACCAGTGAATCATACGCAGTGATAAATGTCTCGGTCAGACTCGCCTCGTCCGGCGTTCCTTCCGAGCGTCCGTAACCCGGATACTCAACAAGCAGCACGCACATACCCATTTCTCTGATCTCCTGCACGATCGGGAGCCAGTGGTCGATCAGTTCCGCGTTGCCGTGCGCTATAATCATCGCGGGAGCGGGCAGCTGCTTTGAACTGTCCGACGGTAGAAGATACCACGCTTCGGTCCGTCCCGACTCCGTTTTGAGCCAGATGCGTTCAAGACCCGGCACACTTTCGGAGATGTCCGGCGGTGTACGAATAACATGGCGCGGATAGATAATGCTTCGCTGCATGAAGAAATAATAACCGGAATACACAGCGTAAAACAGAGTTCCGAAGGCAAGCATACGCAAGGATATTTTTAAAAGGTTTTCCAATGTTTTCCGTTCCGGATTGAATTTAAGAGAGTGGAAGCTGTTTATCAAGTTGATTGGTTATTGCTAAAACAGCTGCCCAGCTCCCATCAGAATTTTTTCGGTTGCTTAACCATATGCAAAAGCTGGATTGGATATAAAGGGGCACTAATATAGCCAAGAATAGGTGAAAACAGTGATATTGGCGCGAAATTAGTACGGTTTTGAGTCCAATTTTAAAATTTATGATGTAGTGAGACTATTTCAACAACACCATCTTCCTCGTCTGGACGAAATCGCCTGCTTGGAGGCGGTACATGTAAACACCGCTTGCGACTTCCATTCCGAACTTGTCTGTGCCGTTCAATGTTTTGGAATAGTATCCCCTATATCTACTGCAATCATTATGTTCTTGTTCGTTGTGTTATTTCCAGTTTAATCAATTAGGTTCAAACCAATTAGGTTCAAACAAAAAATCGATCCAGAATTGAAAATTTCCTTCTAAAAATGAATGATTTTCAATACCAATTATATATGGCGTTGGTCCAAAGTCAATTATTACTAAATAATTTCCTAAGGTATTTTCTTCTATTAAAGGGAAATTAGTGAAATATTCATTTATAAAATCAATGTCCAGGTAGGTGTCAGGAAGAATATTGCCATCCGAAAAATGAATAATTGTATTATCGTGATGCCAAATATACAGTTCCATTTGATATTCTATTGGCACATTCCCAACATTAGTAATATGAAAATATTCAAATGTGTCTGGGTTCAAAAAACTAACAGTACCCGTCTGCGAAATATCATCCATCTCGTAGCCTCGCAGGAAAGGTGACTCAAATAGTGATTTATCAGCGAGAGTTGGTTTAATTATGACTCCCATTTTCGTACCGCCAACATCATAATCATCTAGCACTTCTATAGTATCACCATCGGTTATATAGTGGTATGTGATGATGAGTGTGTCCATAAAAGCACCAACGCTCATCTCAAGTAAGGTGCCTACTCCCTCAATTGGTATAACGTGTTCCTTGATGATGTTTACAATCGGTAAAGCTGATAGTTCAGCCCCTTGAGTACTGGCCGGTATAAGCCCAATGGTTTCAGGATAAATATATAAGTCCTGAGCGTTGAAATGTATGTCAAAAACATCCTGGTTCCCAACATTCATGAGCACATATTGTAAGGTACGTGTGGCTTTTAACTCACCATAGTAAATATCTACGGCTGCAGCTTTAGCAAGAACCGTAAGCATTTCAGATTTCGGCAGCCATTGTTGGCCGTTTTCATCTGTTATGACCTTTGATAAGTCGTTAGTGTTCAGAGGCACTAACCGAAGTTGCCCCACAGCTTCATCTGTTTTC
This is a stretch of genomic DNA from Candidatus Neomarinimicrobiota bacterium. It encodes these proteins:
- a CDS encoding cyclic nucleotide-binding domain-containing protein yields the protein MGNDSVWSNIFRNRRSESEEAHAIRKVPIFENLSPKEITAVEKLIHKRSYATDEEIFREKDPGGGMYIIMDGKVSIVKNYGGNHGQTLATLEDGDFFGEIALLDESPRTATAISLSDSMILGFYRTDLYELVDRRPKLAVKIIVNLARVVSERLRHSNANAQELREQLAAFEENSSESTA
- a CDS encoding alpha/beta hydrolase, whose product is MENLLKISLRMLAFGTLFYAVYSGYYFFMQRSIIYPRHVIRTPPDISESVPGLERIWLKTESGRTEAWYLLPSDSSKQLPAPAMIIAHGNAELIDHWLPIVQEIREMGMCVLLVEYPGYGRSEGTPDEASLTETFITAYDSLVSKPEVDAARIVLFGRSIGSGVICALADARPSAAMILMSPFRNVSSLASDYYLPGFLARDKFDNLNIIKSYDNPVLFVHGSRDRIIPYKHSEKLLAASLNGELITYERGHNDLIDDWSLFWNEVRPFLIRAGVLN